Proteins from a single region of Sinorhizobium alkalisoli:
- a CDS encoding NAD(P)H-dependent flavin oxidoreductase: MPLPPILSGTTRLPVVAAPLFIVSHPKLTIAQCKAGVIGAFPALNARPQAQLEDWLAEITESLAEHDAKNPDRPAAPFAVNQIVHKSNARLEHDLMLCVKYKVPVVISSLGAVPEVNDAIHSYGGIVLHDVINNRHANSAIRKGADGLIAVAAGAGGHAGTLSPFALVQEIRAWFDGPLLLSGAIATGGAILAAEAMGADMAYIGSPFIATEEARASDAYKQMIVDSAAADIVYSNYFTGIHGNYLKASIRAAGMDPDNLPEADPSKMDFGNAADGAKAWKDIWGCGQGIGAVREIGPVAQMVDRLKREYDAARARLGLSPQGERRASKEFSGSRN; this comes from the coding sequence ATGCCGTTGCCGCCAATCCTTTCCGGAACGACGAGACTGCCCGTTGTCGCAGCACCGCTCTTCATCGTCTCGCATCCGAAGCTGACGATTGCCCAATGCAAGGCGGGCGTCATCGGCGCCTTCCCGGCCCTGAACGCGCGCCCGCAGGCGCAGCTCGAAGATTGGCTGGCCGAGATCACCGAATCGCTCGCCGAGCACGATGCCAAGAACCCGGACCGTCCGGCCGCCCCTTTCGCCGTGAACCAGATCGTCCACAAGTCGAACGCCCGCCTCGAGCACGACCTGATGCTTTGCGTCAAATACAAGGTGCCTGTCGTCATCTCCTCGCTCGGCGCGGTGCCGGAGGTGAACGATGCGATCCATTCCTATGGCGGGATCGTGCTGCATGACGTCATCAACAACCGCCATGCGAACTCCGCGATCCGCAAGGGCGCCGACGGACTGATCGCGGTCGCCGCCGGCGCCGGCGGCCATGCCGGCACGCTCTCGCCCTTCGCACTCGTACAGGAAATCCGCGCCTGGTTCGACGGGCCCCTGCTCCTCTCCGGCGCGATAGCCACCGGCGGCGCAATCCTCGCTGCCGAGGCGATGGGCGCCGACATGGCCTATATCGGCTCGCCCTTCATCGCCACCGAAGAGGCCCGAGCCAGCGACGCCTACAAGCAGATGATCGTCGACAGCGCCGCCGCCGACATCGTCTATTCCAACTATTTTACCGGCATCCACGGCAATTATCTCAAGGCCTCGATCCGCGCCGCGGGCATGGACCCGGACAACCTGCCGGAGGCAGACCCGTCCAAGATGGACTTCGGCAATGCCGCCGACGGCGCCAAGGCGTGGAAGGATATCTGGGGCTGCGGCCAGGGAATCGGAGCGGTCCGTGAGATCGGTCCAGTCGCCCAAATGGTCGATCGGCTGAAGCGCGAATACGACGCCGCCCGCGCCCGCCTCGGGCTTTCGCCCCAAGGGGAGCGGCGCGCCTCCAAGGAATTTTCAGGTTCTCGAAACTGA
- a CDS encoding biotin transporter BioY, with product MSGLETAIRNALERSDRSNAETRARIYQSARQALENGLQKQQIEDPEFIAKQRHRLEAIIHAIETEERAALKARTTAPPVVSFGEGRPGQVKAGGGAAGVEPPTRREPAFEGARPAAQADAGLQALRADRDGPMVSTRPAAEETRQAAGAHSTPAASDLGVTDKRPRKRRRGRLLSFLMVFTTLAAAAGAAVWWVQTNDLLRPPADTNVANPPPSVETEDFSGAALPTLGEQEGFSSDWIEIFTAAEAAAVRPAARARAEPVDDGGGARVRLTSMTVTEDGDVAIEIPADVLSELSGKSSTLALSVKALPGKATEFAVECDFSTLGACGRHRFTVHDERLDMLFKVSFDRSLAPNSPGRLLINSDVSGGGNSLEVYAIRVLPGQ from the coding sequence GTGAGCGGACTTGAGACTGCCATCAGGAATGCGCTGGAGCGTTCGGACCGGAGCAATGCGGAGACCCGCGCGCGCATCTATCAGTCGGCACGCCAGGCGCTGGAAAACGGCCTGCAGAAGCAGCAGATCGAGGATCCGGAGTTCATCGCCAAACAGCGCCATCGGCTTGAAGCGATCATCCATGCAATCGAGACGGAGGAGCGTGCCGCCCTGAAGGCGCGCACGACGGCACCGCCCGTCGTCAGTTTTGGAGAAGGACGGCCGGGACAGGTGAAGGCAGGCGGCGGTGCCGCCGGCGTCGAGCCGCCGACGCGTCGCGAGCCGGCGTTCGAGGGTGCCCGGCCGGCTGCGCAGGCCGATGCGGGGCTGCAGGCGCTGCGAGCGGACCGGGACGGGCCCATGGTTTCCACGCGCCCGGCCGCCGAGGAGACGAGGCAGGCCGCCGGTGCCCACTCCACTCCCGCGGCGTCCGACCTCGGCGTCACGGACAAGCGTCCGCGCAAGCGCCGGCGCGGACGCTTGCTATCCTTTCTCATGGTTTTCACGACGCTCGCCGCCGCGGCAGGTGCCGCTGTCTGGTGGGTTCAGACAAACGACCTTCTGAGGCCGCCCGCCGATACCAATGTCGCCAACCCGCCTCCGAGCGTCGAGACGGAGGACTTCAGCGGTGCGGCCCTGCCGACGCTTGGCGAGCAGGAGGGTTTCTCTTCCGATTGGATCGAGATATTCACGGCTGCAGAAGCCGCAGCAGTCAGGCCGGCTGCGCGCGCCAGGGCCGAACCAGTGGACGACGGCGGCGGCGCCCGCGTCCGCCTCACTTCGATGACCGTGACGGAAGACGGCGATGTGGCCATCGAAATTCCGGCGGATGTTTTGTCCGAACTCTCGGGCAAATCGTCTACTCTGGCCCTGAGCGTCAAGGCGTTGCCCGGCAAGGCGACGGAATTCGCCGTCGAGTGCGATTTCTCCACTCTGGGCGCCTGTGGCCGCCATCGGTTCACCGTTCACGACGAAAGGCTGGACATGCTGTTCAAGGTGTCCTTCGACCGGAGCCTCGCGCCGAACAGCCCCGGAAGGCTGCTGATTAACAGCGACGTCAGCGGCGGCGGCAACAGCCTCGAGGTCTACGCGATCCGCGTGCTGCCCGGACAGTGA
- the ppk2 gene encoding polyphosphate kinase 2: MSLEQATNAAEPGSRSVELQIGGKTRIFDIDDPELPKWIDDEAFASDDYPYRKKLEEEEYEETLKKLQIELVKVQFWLQATGKRVMAVFEGRDAAGKGGAIHATMAYMNPRSARIVALTKPTETERGQWYFQRYVATLPTAGEMVLFDRSWYNRAGVEPVMGFCTSEQYEHFLKQVPRFEKMITEDGIHLFKFWLNIGREMQLKRFHDRRHDPLKIWKLSPMDIAALQKWDDYTEKRDRMLKDTHTGHAPWTVIRGNDKRRARINLIRHMLSALDYDGKDKAAIGDVDDKVLGFGPGFLK; encoded by the coding sequence ATGTCACTTGAACAGGCAACGAACGCGGCCGAGCCGGGAAGCCGGTCGGTCGAGCTCCAGATCGGCGGCAAGACCCGGATTTTCGACATCGACGATCCGGAACTGCCGAAATGGATCGACGATGAAGCCTTCGCCTCGGACGACTATCCCTATCGGAAGAAGCTCGAGGAGGAGGAATACGAGGAGACGCTGAAGAAGCTGCAAATCGAGCTCGTCAAGGTGCAGTTCTGGCTGCAGGCGACCGGCAAGCGCGTGATGGCCGTATTCGAGGGACGTGACGCCGCCGGCAAGGGCGGCGCCATTCACGCCACGATGGCCTATATGAACCCGCGCTCGGCGCGAATCGTCGCGTTGACGAAGCCCACGGAGACCGAGCGTGGGCAGTGGTACTTCCAGCGCTACGTCGCGACGCTCCCGACGGCGGGCGAAATGGTTCTCTTCGACCGCTCCTGGTACAACCGTGCCGGCGTGGAGCCGGTCATGGGTTTCTGCACGTCGGAGCAGTACGAGCATTTCCTGAAGCAGGTCCCGCGTTTCGAGAAGATGATCACCGAGGACGGCATCCATCTCTTCAAGTTCTGGCTCAATATCGGCCGCGAGATGCAATTGAAGCGTTTCCACGATCGCCGGCACGATCCGCTGAAGATCTGGAAGCTGTCACCGATGGACATCGCCGCCCTGCAAAAATGGGACGACTACACGGAGAAGCGCGACCGGATGCTGAAGGATACCCATACGGGCCACGCGCCCTGGACCGTGATCCGCGGCAACGACAAGCGCCGTGCGCGGATCAACCTGATCCGCCACATGCTCTCGGCGCTCGATTACGACGGCAAGGACAAGGCCGCGATAGGCGATGTGGACGACAAGGTCCTCGGTTTCGGCCCGGGCTTCCTGAAGTGA
- the phoR gene encoding phosphate regulon sensor histidine kinase PhoR, translated as MSDEGIVLDSAKELWRTLLPKLKAERPILGLSVVLALLAALAGVHVLVILPFWIVFVAVILNRSEPTEQPSAPAVAAAAEGGSDPLVPVLNALDMPVLVIAADETVLFQNNAAEKTFGRIPPDSYLAARVRSPDILDMVRETIATGQVNQIEHAERLPSDAVYVVRVAPADIGGGDFGRRVFLLTYRDISQARRIDRMRSDFVANASHELRTPLASLRGFIETLQGPARNDLKAQEKFFGIMHEQVTRMSRLVDDLLSLSRLELRSHIAPDEPVDLVPLLGHVRDGLAPLARDLDVTISLEAPETPVVVKGDRDELIEVFENLIENACKYGQEGQKVDVRLTGGGDGQAEVVVTDYGPGIPAEHVPRITERFYRVNVEASRSKKGTGLGLAIVKHILTRHRARLLIHSEIGKGTVFTVRF; from the coding sequence CTGAGCGATGAGGGAATCGTGTTGGATAGCGCGAAGGAGCTCTGGCGGACCCTGCTGCCGAAGCTGAAGGCGGAACGCCCAATTCTCGGCCTTTCAGTGGTGCTGGCCCTGCTTGCGGCGCTTGCTGGCGTCCATGTCCTGGTCATTCTGCCGTTCTGGATTGTGTTCGTGGCGGTCATTCTCAACCGAAGCGAGCCGACGGAGCAGCCGTCGGCTCCTGCCGTGGCGGCTGCCGCCGAGGGCGGGAGCGATCCGCTGGTTCCGGTGTTGAACGCGCTCGATATGCCGGTGCTCGTCATCGCGGCGGACGAAACCGTCCTCTTCCAGAACAATGCCGCCGAGAAGACCTTTGGCAGGATCCCTCCCGATAGCTATCTTGCCGCCCGCGTGCGCTCCCCCGACATCCTAGACATGGTGCGCGAGACCATCGCCACGGGCCAGGTCAATCAGATCGAGCATGCGGAGCGGCTGCCCTCGGACGCCGTTTATGTCGTGCGGGTAGCGCCCGCCGATATCGGCGGTGGCGATTTCGGCCGGCGCGTTTTCCTGCTCACTTACCGCGATATCTCCCAGGCCCGGCGCATCGATCGGATGCGGTCGGACTTCGTTGCAAATGCCAGCCACGAGCTGCGAACGCCGCTCGCATCCCTGCGCGGCTTCATCGAAACGCTGCAGGGGCCGGCCCGCAACGACCTGAAGGCACAGGAGAAATTTTTCGGTATCATGCATGAGCAGGTCACGCGAATGAGCCGCCTCGTCGACGATCTCCTGTCCCTGTCGCGGCTCGAACTGAGGTCGCATATTGCACCGGACGAACCCGTCGACCTCGTTCCACTGCTCGGCCATGTCCGTGACGGCTTGGCGCCACTGGCCCGCGATCTCGATGTGACGATTTCGCTCGAGGCGCCCGAGACCCCGGTCGTCGTCAAGGGCGATCGCGACGAACTGATCGAGGTCTTCGAAAACCTGATCGAGAACGCCTGCAAGTACGGGCAGGAGGGCCAGAAGGTCGACGTGCGCCTGACCGGGGGCGGGGATGGGCAGGCGGAGGTGGTGGTCACGGACTACGGACCGGGCATCCCAGCCGAGCATGTGCCGCGCATTACCGAGCGCTTTTATCGGGTTAACGTGGAGGCGAGTCGTTCGAAGAAAGGGACCGGGCTTGGCCTGGCGATCGTCAAACACATTCTTACCCGTCATCGAGCCCGCCTGCTCATTCATTCCGAGATTGGCAAAGGCACGGTCTTTACGGTCCGCTTCTGA
- a CDS encoding substrate-binding domain-containing protein codes for MKTLKFTVAALAASAVFAGVAAARDQIQIAGSSTVLPYASIVAEAFGENTDFPTPVVESGGSGAGRKKLCEGVGENTIDIANSSSRIKQSDIDNCAANGVKEIQEVRIGYDGIVFASDINGPEYAFTPADWHSALAAKVVKDGQLVDNPYKAWNEIRAELPAQPILAFIPGTKHGTREVFDEKVIVAGCEENGTLEALKAANSGDEKAAEKGCMALRTDGVSVDIDGDYTETLARVDANKNGIGVFGLSFYQNNTDKLRVATMGGVTPSVETIASGEYPVSRPLYFYVKNAHLDVIPGLQEYVEFFVSDEMAGPEGPLSAYGLVSDPELAKTQEAVKARTPMGPLN; via the coding sequence ATGAAAACTCTTAAATTCACTGTGGCGGCGCTGGCTGCCTCCGCCGTCTTCGCGGGCGTAGCAGCGGCTCGCGACCAGATCCAGATCGCTGGCTCCTCCACCGTTCTTCCCTACGCTTCCATCGTGGCCGAAGCCTTCGGCGAAAACACCGACTTCCCGACCCCGGTCGTCGAGTCCGGTGGTTCGGGCGCGGGCCGCAAGAAGCTCTGTGAAGGCGTGGGCGAAAACACCATCGACATCGCGAATTCCTCCTCGCGCATCAAGCAGTCGGACATCGACAACTGCGCTGCTAACGGCGTGAAGGAAATCCAGGAAGTCCGCATCGGCTACGACGGCATCGTCTTTGCCTCGGACATCAATGGTCCGGAATATGCCTTCACCCCGGCCGATTGGCACTCCGCTCTGGCCGCCAAGGTCGTGAAGGACGGTCAGCTCGTCGACAACCCGTACAAGGCCTGGAACGAAATCCGCGCCGAGCTGCCGGCTCAGCCGATCCTCGCGTTCATCCCGGGCACGAAGCACGGCACCCGCGAAGTCTTCGACGAGAAGGTCATCGTCGCAGGTTGCGAGGAGAACGGCACGCTCGAAGCGCTGAAGGCGGCCAACAGCGGCGACGAGAAGGCAGCTGAAAAGGGCTGCATGGCTCTGCGCACCGATGGCGTTTCGGTCGACATCGACGGCGACTACACCGAGACGCTCGCTCGCGTCGACGCCAACAAGAACGGCATCGGCGTTTTCGGTTTGTCCTTCTACCAGAACAACACCGACAAGCTGCGTGTCGCCACCATGGGCGGCGTGACGCCGTCCGTAGAGACGATCGCTTCCGGCGAGTATCCGGTTTCCCGTCCGCTGTACTTCTACGTGAAGAACGCTCACCTGGACGTCATCCCGGGCCTGCAGGAATATGTCGAGTTCTTCGTATCGGACGAAATGGCTGGTCCGGAGGGCCCGCTGTCTGCCTACGGCCTGGTCTCCGATCCGGAACTTGCCAAGACGCAGGAAGCAGTCAAGGCGCGCACGCCGATGGGCCCGCTGAACTAA
- the pstC gene encoding phosphate ABC transporter permease subunit PstC, whose amino-acid sequence MSVSIIILVVLALSALGYFLGRRRALSLAAESGRKLHSLPGYYGQTVALFVAVPAFLLMIAWLFVQPMVIDARVDGMIPDSVIPEGGARSLVISDVRRIAGGLDAVLARNSLDEGALTDGRVDFSTVRGRLAEVGIALGNDVPTEVFEAAKAYRQGAKIGTLAMTLAVLVLSVGLGAWSFTRIRPDMRARNISEAFIKSLLIGSSTIAILTTVGIVASLVFESINFFRMYPASEFFFSTVWNPQFRGGSELGILPLLWGTLYVSFVALLVAVPIGLLIAIYLSEYASKSLRSVAKPAIEVLAGIPTIVYGLFALITVGPFLRDWFAQPLGLGNSSSSVLTAGLVMGIMIIPFVSSLSDDIMNAVPQSLRDGSYGLGATQSETIKKVILPAALPGIVGAILLAASRAIGETMIVVLGAGAAAKLDLNPFEAMTTVTVKIVSQLTGDTEFASPETLVAFALGLTLFVFTLGLNVLALYIVRKYREQYE is encoded by the coding sequence ATGAGTGTGAGCATCATTATCCTTGTCGTGCTGGCGCTTTCAGCACTCGGCTATTTCCTCGGCAGGCGGCGCGCCCTGTCTCTTGCGGCCGAGAGCGGCAGAAAACTTCACTCCCTTCCCGGCTATTACGGTCAGACCGTCGCCCTGTTCGTCGCGGTTCCGGCCTTTCTGCTCATGATCGCCTGGCTGTTCGTCCAGCCAATGGTTATCGACGCACGCGTCGACGGCATGATCCCGGACAGTGTCATCCCCGAAGGTGGCGCGCGAAGCCTGGTCATTTCGGACGTGCGCCGCATCGCCGGCGGTCTTGATGCGGTGCTGGCCAGGAACTCTCTGGATGAAGGCGCGCTCACCGATGGCAGAGTCGACTTCTCCACCGTCCGCGGCCGCCTCGCCGAAGTCGGCATTGCGCTCGGGAACGACGTGCCGACCGAAGTCTTCGAAGCTGCAAAAGCTTATCGCCAAGGCGCCAAGATCGGCACGTTGGCCATGACTCTCGCTGTCCTCGTCCTCTCCGTCGGGCTTGGAGCTTGGTCCTTCACGCGCATCCGCCCCGACATGCGCGCCCGCAATATCAGCGAGGCATTTATCAAATCCCTGTTGATCGGATCCTCGACGATCGCCATCCTGACCACCGTAGGCATCGTCGCGTCGCTGGTCTTCGAGAGCATCAACTTCTTCCGGATGTATCCGGCATCCGAGTTCTTCTTCTCCACCGTTTGGAACCCGCAGTTTCGCGGCGGTTCGGAGCTTGGCATCCTGCCGCTGCTCTGGGGCACGCTCTACGTATCGTTTGTGGCCCTCCTCGTGGCCGTCCCGATCGGTCTTTTGATTGCAATCTACCTTTCCGAATATGCGAGCAAGTCGCTGCGGAGCGTTGCCAAGCCGGCGATCGAGGTTCTCGCCGGCATTCCGACGATCGTCTATGGTCTCTTCGCCCTGATCACCGTCGGTCCTTTCCTGCGCGACTGGTTTGCCCAGCCGCTTGGCCTCGGCAACTCGTCCTCTTCGGTGCTGACTGCCGGTCTCGTGATGGGCATCATGATCATCCCATTCGTCAGTTCGCTTTCCGACGACATCATGAACGCGGTGCCGCAATCGCTGCGCGACGGGTCCTATGGCCTTGGCGCGACGCAATCCGAGACGATCAAGAAGGTGATCCTGCCGGCAGCCCTGCCGGGCATTGTCGGCGCCATCCTGCTGGCGGCAAGCCGCGCGATCGGCGAGACGATGATCGTGGTCCTTGGCGCGGGCGCGGCCGCGAAACTTGATCTCAATCCCTTCGAGGCGATGACGACCGTGACGGTCAAGATTGTCAGCCAGCTGACCGGCGACACCGAATTCGCAAGTCCCGAGACGCTGGTCGCTTTCGCCCTCGGTCTCACCCTCTTTGTCTTCACGCTCGGGCTGAACGTGCTGGCCCTCTACATCGTTCGCAAATACCGGGAGCAGTACGAATGA
- the pstA gene encoding phosphate ABC transporter permease PstA translates to MIDISVPADRETVSPSKSILTVDARTRQRHAAEARFRLMGKIAVAISVLALVGLLTSILSNGLSSFRQTYITLNVYLDPAKLDKQGNRAPEAIAKVTTFSYAPLIQKALTDAMAAKGIAIEGLNAKSAFELISKEAPAHLRRYVISDPSVIGETVSFDLLASGRIDGYYKDRVTMESAELDRNISPEQLMLADALRQAGILTTKFNWDFFTAPDSSDTRPEASGLGVAILGSAYMMLIVLVLSLPLGVAASIYLEEFAPQNRFTDLIEVNIANLAAVPSIVFGILGLAVFINFVGLPQSAPIVGGLVLTLMTLPTIIIATRAALKAVPPSIRDAALGVGASKMQSIFHHVLPLAMPGILTGTIIGLAQALGETAPLLLIGMVAFVREYPAGPPEGFFDPASALPVQVYNWTQRGDPAFVERASGAIIVLLVFLVAMNLIAIILRRRFERRW, encoded by the coding sequence ATGATCGACATATCCGTGCCAGCCGATCGCGAAACAGTCTCGCCGTCGAAATCTATCCTGACCGTAGATGCGCGGACCCGCCAACGCCATGCGGCGGAAGCCCGGTTTCGCCTGATGGGCAAGATCGCTGTGGCCATCAGTGTGCTCGCCCTGGTCGGCCTTTTGACGTCCATTCTCTCCAACGGGCTGTCATCCTTCCGGCAGACCTACATAACACTGAACGTCTACCTCGATCCGGCCAAGCTGGACAAGCAGGGCAATCGCGCTCCCGAGGCTATCGCAAAGGTCACCACTTTTTCTTACGCGCCCCTGATACAGAAGGCGCTGACCGATGCCATGGCTGCAAAGGGCATTGCCATCGAGGGATTGAACGCCAAAAGCGCGTTCGAGCTGATTTCCAAGGAAGCCCCGGCCCACCTGCGCCGTTACGTGATTTCCGATCCGTCGGTCATCGGCGAAACGGTTTCCTTCGACCTCCTCGCCTCTGGTCGTATCGACGGGTACTACAAGGACCGCGTGACGATGGAGAGCGCTGAGCTCGACCGCAACATCTCCCCGGAGCAACTGATGCTTGCGGACGCGTTGAGGCAAGCCGGGATTCTGACGACAAAATTCAACTGGGATTTCTTCACGGCACCTGACTCGTCCGACACCCGTCCGGAAGCGTCCGGTCTGGGCGTCGCCATTCTCGGCTCGGCTTACATGATGCTGATCGTGCTGGTATTGTCGCTGCCACTCGGCGTGGCCGCTTCGATTTATCTCGAGGAATTTGCACCGCAGAACCGCTTTACCGACCTCATCGAGGTCAATATCGCGAACCTCGCAGCCGTCCCCTCGATCGTATTCGGTATCCTGGGTCTGGCCGTGTTCATCAACTTTGTGGGGCTGCCTCAATCGGCTCCGATCGTTGGCGGGCTCGTCTTGACCCTGATGACCCTGCCGACGATCATCATCGCCACCCGCGCCGCGCTGAAGGCCGTGCCGCCCTCGATCCGCGACGCGGCACTCGGCGTCGGCGCATCGAAGATGCAGTCGATATTCCACCACGTGCTGCCGCTCGCCATGCCGGGAATCCTGACCGGTACCATTATCGGTCTCGCCCAGGCCCTCGGCGAAACGGCACCGCTGCTGCTGATCGGCATGGTCGCCTTCGTTCGCGAATATCCCGCTGGACCGCCGGAAGGCTTTTTTGACCCGGCTTCCGCCTTGCCGGTTCAGGTTTATAACTGGACACAGCGCGGTGACCCCGCCTTCGTGGAGCGTGCTTCGGGTGCAATCATCGTGCTGCTGGTATTCCTGGTCGCAATGAATTTGATTGCAATCATTCTTCGCCGCCGCTTCGAGCGCCGTTGGTAG
- the pstB gene encoding phosphate ABC transporter ATP-binding protein PstB, which translates to MTMKAAAMNQSKVSARGVQVYYGDKHAIKDVAIEIHPRSVTAFIGPSGCGKSTFLRCINRMNDTISSCRVEGHIAIDGEDIYDPKVDPVQLRAKVGMVFQKPNPFPKSIYENVAYGPRIHGLASRKSELDDIVASALQKAGLWNEVKDRLDAPGTGLSGGQQQRLCIARAVAVSPEVILMDEPCSALDPIATAKVEELIHELRENFTIVIVTHSMQQAARVSQRTAMFHLGNLVEVDDTDKIFTNPDDQRTQDYIMGRFG; encoded by the coding sequence ATGACGATGAAGGCCGCCGCCATGAACCAATCGAAAGTTTCCGCCCGCGGTGTGCAGGTCTATTATGGCGACAAACACGCCATCAAGGATGTCGCCATCGAGATCCATCCCCGCTCCGTAACCGCCTTCATCGGCCCGTCCGGTTGCGGCAAGTCGACGTTCCTGCGCTGTATCAATCGTATGAATGACACGATCAGCAGTTGCCGGGTCGAAGGCCATATCGCAATCGACGGGGAAGATATCTACGATCCGAAGGTGGATCCGGTGCAACTGCGTGCCAAGGTCGGCATGGTGTTCCAGAAGCCGAACCCGTTCCCGAAGTCGATCTATGAAAACGTCGCCTACGGTCCGCGCATCCATGGCCTCGCTTCGAGAAAATCCGAACTCGACGACATCGTCGCATCCGCCCTTCAAAAGGCCGGCCTCTGGAACGAAGTGAAGGATCGCCTGGATGCGCCGGGCACCGGCCTCTCCGGCGGCCAGCAGCAGCGCCTCTGCATCGCCCGGGCCGTTGCCGTCAGCCCGGAAGTCATCCTCATGGACGAGCCTTGCTCGGCGCTCGACCCGATCGCGACCGCCAAGGTCGAGGAACTGATCCACGAGCTTCGCGAGAACTTCACCATCGTTATCGTAACCCATTCGATGCAGCAGGCAGCCCGCGTGTCGCAGCGCACGGCGATGTTCCACCTCGGCAACCTGGTCGAAGTGGACGATACGGATAAGATCTTCACCAATCCGGACGACCAGCGCACGCAGGACTACATCATGGGCCGGTTCGGCTAG
- the phoU gene encoding phosphate signaling complex protein PhoU, translated as MTHPHIMSAFDDELKYLTRRISEMGGLAEQMVADSVRALVNSDLALAQKVISDDALLDEAERQIGEKAIVTIAKRQPMASDLREIMGSIRIAADLERVGDLGKNTAKRVIAVAGSGIPRKLARGLEHLAELALVQLKEVLDVFASRSPEKANSIRQRDEEIDAIYTSLFRELLTYMMEDPRNITPCTHLLFCAKNIERIGDHATNIAETIYYMATGAQPEGERPKDDTTATMGSVTD; from the coding sequence ATGACCCATCCACACATAATGTCCGCCTTCGACGACGAGTTGAAGTATCTCACGCGCCGCATCTCCGAGATGGGAGGGCTCGCCGAGCAAATGGTGGCCGACTCCGTCCGGGCCCTGGTCAATTCCGACCTGGCGCTCGCCCAGAAAGTCATCTCGGACGACGCCCTCCTCGACGAGGCCGAACGCCAGATCGGCGAGAAGGCGATCGTCACCATCGCCAAGCGCCAGCCCATGGCATCGGACCTGCGCGAAATCATGGGATCGATCCGTATAGCGGCCGACCTGGAGCGCGTCGGCGACCTCGGCAAGAACACCGCGAAACGCGTGATTGCGGTTGCCGGCTCTGGAATCCCGCGCAAGCTCGCGCGCGGCCTCGAGCATTTGGCCGAACTCGCTTTGGTCCAGCTCAAGGAAGTGCTTGACGTCTTTGCCTCGCGCTCGCCGGAGAAGGCCAACAGCATTCGCCAGCGCGACGAGGAGATCGACGCGATCTACACGTCGCTCTTCCGCGAATTGCTCACCTACATGATGGAGGATCCGCGCAACATAACACCCTGCACGCATCTTCTTTTCTGCGCCAAAAACATCGAGCGGATCGGCGACCATGCGACCAACATCGCCGAGACGATCTATTACATGGCGACAGGCGCCCAGCCGGAAGGCGAGCGGCCGAAGGATGATACGACAGCAACGATGGGGTCGGTGACGGACTGA
- the phoB gene encoding phosphate regulon transcriptional regulator PhoB — protein MLPKIAVVEDEEALSVLLRYNLEAEGFEVDTILRGDEAEIRLQERLPDLLILDWMLPGVSGIELCRRLRQRPETERLPIIMLTARGEESERVRGLATGADDYVVKPFSTPELMARVKAMLRRAKPEVLSTVLRCGDIELDRETHRVHRRSREVRLGPTEFRLLEFLMSSPGRVFSRSQLLDGVWGHDIYVDERTVDVHVGRLRKALNLSNMPDVIRTVRGAGYSLEG, from the coding sequence ATGTTGCCGAAGATAGCTGTTGTCGAAGACGAGGAGGCGCTGAGCGTGCTGCTGCGCTACAACCTCGAAGCCGAGGGCTTCGAGGTCGATACTATTCTTCGCGGCGACGAGGCTGAAATCCGCCTGCAGGAACGTCTGCCCGACCTCTTGATCCTCGACTGGATGTTGCCCGGCGTTTCCGGCATCGAGCTTTGCCGCAGACTTCGACAAAGACCGGAAACGGAGCGGTTGCCGATCATCATGCTGACGGCGCGCGGCGAGGAAAGCGAGCGCGTGCGAGGGCTCGCGACCGGCGCCGACGACTATGTCGTCAAGCCGTTTTCGACTCCGGAACTGATGGCGCGGGTCAAGGCGATGTTGAGGCGCGCCAAACCGGAGGTCCTGTCGACGGTGCTCCGCTGCGGCGACATCGAACTCGACCGCGAGACGCATCGCGTCCATCGCCGCAGCCGTGAGGTTCGGCTCGGGCCGACGGAGTTCCGGCTGCTGGAGTTTCTGATGTCTTCGCCGGGACGCGTCTTTTCCCGCTCGCAACTGCTTGACGGTGTCTGGGGCCACGACATCTACGTGGACGAACGCACGGTCGATGTCCATGTCGGCCGCCTGCGCAAGGCGCTGAACCTCTCCAACATGCCCGACGTGATCAGGACGGTGCGCGGCGCCGGCTACTCGCTCGAGGGGTAA